From a single Bacillus solimangrovi genomic region:
- the pxpB gene encoding 5-oxoprolinase subunit PxpB yields the protein MIKTIQPLGDMGIRLSFGEIISKELNAQIRRFHMYIKQEAIKGVIESVPAYTSLTIYYDPFVVNYETLVMKLEEIEQHIDDMELPSAELIEIPVLYGGEFGPDLHDVAEHNMLTKEQVIERHQTPVYRIYMLGFMPGFPYLGGMDERIATPRLDNPRLHIQPGSVGIAGFQTGIYPLASPGGWRIIGRTPVKLYDPTANNPILLSMGDSIKFVSITKEQYKKLAACSSK from the coding sequence TTGATAAAAACTATACAACCACTTGGTGATATGGGAATTCGTCTATCGTTTGGAGAGATAATATCCAAGGAACTGAATGCTCAAATTCGTCGTTTTCATATGTATATAAAGCAAGAAGCAATTAAAGGTGTCATAGAGAGTGTTCCTGCATATACGTCACTTACTATCTATTATGATCCGTTTGTGGTGAACTATGAAACTCTTGTTATGAAGTTAGAAGAAATAGAACAACATATTGATGACATGGAGCTACCATCTGCTGAATTAATTGAAATTCCAGTATTATATGGTGGTGAGTTTGGACCTGACCTTCATGATGTAGCTGAGCATAATATGTTAACGAAAGAGCAGGTCATTGAAAGACATCAGACTCCAGTTTATCGTATTTATATGTTGGGTTTCATGCCAGGCTTTCCTTACCTCGGTGGCATGGATGAAAGGATTGCGACACCGAGACTTGATAATCCTAGACTACATATACAACCAGGTTCAGTTGGAATTGCTGGATTTCAAACAGGTATCTATCCGTTAGCAAGTCCAGGGGGATGGCGCATCATTGGACGAACGCCTGTTAAGCTATATGATCCAACTGCAAATAATCCAATCCTATTGTCAATGGGAGACTCCATTAAATTCGTATCAATTACTAAGGAACAATATAAGAAATTAGCTGCTTGTTCTTCAAAATAG
- a CDS encoding LacI family DNA-binding transcriptional regulator produces the protein MTNITDIAKKAGVSRTTVSRVLNNHPYVKPEKRDVVLQTIEDLNYVPNLNAINLSRGRTNIIGVIIPRINHPYFSSLIEGIGEQCHKYDYSLLVYQSHNNLSRELLFFDMLKNKQIDGIIIGSCTLQATALNEMSHFGNIVSCEYSDTSSIAQVFVKHEEGIHMAVDHLRDRGHQKIGLCIGNSRSGVGMSRKKAFFDLQNKHRFIWRDDWYYKDQYTIEDGFQIARNMLGQQERPTALVVGSDQVAAGILYELREQGVSVPGEFAIVGFDNQPISKIAELTTIYQPVQKVGNIAVDLLQKLALQKDVPHVTQLDLQLIKRNTT, from the coding sequence ATGACTAACATAACAGACATAGCTAAAAAGGCTGGCGTTTCACGGACGACGGTATCTCGAGTACTAAATAACCATCCTTATGTAAAGCCTGAAAAACGGGATGTTGTTTTACAAACTATTGAGGATTTGAATTACGTTCCTAACTTGAATGCGATTAATCTTTCTAGAGGAAGGACAAATATAATTGGAGTGATCATACCGAGGATTAATCACCCCTATTTTAGTAGTTTGATTGAAGGGATTGGTGAGCAATGTCATAAGTATGATTACAGCTTACTTGTCTATCAATCTCACAATAACTTAAGTAGAGAATTATTATTTTTCGATATGTTAAAGAACAAACAGATAGACGGCATAATTATAGGATCGTGTACACTTCAAGCTACAGCACTAAACGAAATGTCGCATTTTGGTAATATTGTTTCGTGTGAATATTCTGATACAAGTAGCATTGCTCAAGTATTTGTAAAACATGAAGAAGGAATTCATATGGCAGTCGATCATTTAAGGGACAGAGGACATCAGAAAATTGGTCTATGTATAGGGAATTCTCGTAGTGGTGTTGGTATGAGTAGAAAAAAAGCGTTCTTTGACTTGCAAAACAAACATAGATTCATATGGAGAGATGATTGGTATTATAAGGATCAATATACAATCGAAGATGGCTTCCAGATAGCGAGAAATATGCTAGGACAACAAGAACGTCCAACGGCGTTAGTTGTAGGAAGTGATCAAGTAGCAGCGGGGATATTATATGAATTAAGAGAACAAGGGGTATCAGTTCCCGGTGAATTTGCAATCGTCGGATTTGATAATCAACCAATCTCAAAAATAGCGGAGCTCACTACGATTTATCAACCGGTTCAAAAAGTTGGTAATATAGCAGTTGACTTGTTACAAAAGTTAGCTCTTCAGAAAGATGTACCACACGTTACACAATTAGATTTGCAATTAATAAAACGAAACACAACATAA